Proteins encoded together in one Salmo trutta chromosome 3, fSalTru1.1, whole genome shotgun sequence window:
- the LOC115187755 gene encoding probable 28S rRNA (cytosine-C(5))-methyltransferase, with protein sequence MGRKLDPTTYVKKGPGRKSRKQKGAETELAKFLTDEDTAPKRLSSRSRKRAGKRAQVTKKPKETIEKEEPKKGFTDENSEWLKPAKRKREVGQSDNEDDSDSEWEQEEDEGQEGGENKKGKKLLIEGDGDDDDLVDDYGALEDSSEGEGEVDGDGEELLPIERAARKQKKLQEAIGQESDDDDDDDKGKSGDEDMDEDDTVQANIDEMDKFILPGAEEIAKEGVLLVDLQTIHQRIKDNVDVLSHFATKREEGKERTEYLSLLKKDLSTYYSYNNFLIDKLLDIFPVSELIDFLEANEIQRPVTIRTNTLKTRRRDLAQALINRGVNLDPLGKWSKVGLVIFDSSVPIGATPEYLAGHYMLQGASSFLPVMALSPQEGETVLDMSSAPGGKTTYMAQLMRNTGVIVANDASADRLKSVVGNIHRLGVTNSMICNYDGRQFPKVMGGFDRVLLDAPCSGTGVISKDPAVKTSKDESDILRLAHLQKELILAAIDSVNAESPSGGYLVYCTCSIMVEENEWVVDYALKKRNVKLVQTGLDFGKEGFTRFKERRFHPSLKLSRRFYPHSHNMDGFFVAKLKKFSNTVPTTAVDKDGEEETEPSEAVEVTADSSDEDRPSKAGSKNKSKKQNPVPGKPAVSQKTTANGKPVKSIGKKTTNPSTLKKGEKPTGQKKAKIAKMDGGTVNVDGELKKSNTVKTAGETTKESKERSRFEKKRDKQRKSPMQSKKRMGKNKFNKLKKLLKKEEVGQ encoded by the exons ATGGGCAGGAAGTTGGATCCCACCACTTATGTGAAGAAGGGCCCTGGGCGGAAGTCCAGGAAGCAGAAAGGAGCAGAGACTGAGCTGGCCAAGTTCTTAACGGATG AGGATACTGCACCAAAACGACTGTCAAGCAGGTCCAGGAAAAG AGCTGGGAAGCGAGCTCAAGTGACCAAAAAGCCCAAGGAAACCATTGAGAAGGAGGAGCCAAAAAAAG GATTCACAGATGAAAATAGTGAATGGCTGAAGCCAGCAAAGAGGAAGCGTGAGGTCGGCCAATCAGATAACGAGGACGACAGTGACAGCGAATGGGAGCAGGAAGAGGACGAGGGACAAGAGGGAGGGGAGAACAAAAAAGGGAAAAAACTGCTAATTGAAggagatggtgatgatgatgacctGGTTGATGACTACGGTGCATTGGAGGACAGCagtgaaggagagggggaagtagACGGTGATGGAGAGGAG CTGCTCCCCATCGAGCGAGCTGCCAGGAAGCAGAAGAAGCTGCAGGAAGCCATAGGCCAGgagagtgatgatgatgatgatgatgataagggGAAGAGTGGAGATGAAGACATGGATGAAGATGACACGGTACAGGCTAATATAGATGAGATGGACAAATTCATACTACCTGGAGCAGAGGAGATAGCAAAAGAGG GCGTTTTGCTTGTAGACCTGCAGACCATCCACCAGAGAATAAAGGACAACGTGGACGTTCTCTCTCACTTTGCTaccaagagagaggaggggaaagagagaacagagtacCTCTCTCTCCTCAAAAAGGATCTTTCCACTTACTACAGCTACAACAATTTCCTCATAGACAAACTGTTGGATATCTTCCCAGTGTCAGAG CTGATTGATTTCCTGGAGGCCAATGAAATTCAGCGACCTGTCACCATTCGGACCAATACACTGAAGACAAGGAGGAGGGACTTGGCTCAG GCCCTGATCAACAGAGGGGTGAATCTGGATCCTCTGGGGAAGTGGTCTAAAGTGGGCCTGGTCATCTTTGACTCCTCAGTACCCATAG GTGCGACCCCAGAGTACCTAGCTGGTCACTACATGCTGCAGGGAGCCTCCAGCTTCCTGCCTGTCATGGCTCTCTCTCCCCAGGAGGGGGAGACTGTGCTCGACATGAGCTCAGCTCCCGGGGGAAAGACCACCTATATGG CCCAGTTGATgaggaacacaggagtgattgtgGCCAATGATGCCAGTGCTGACAGACTGAAGAGTGTGGTGGGCAACATCCACCGTCTGGGAGTCACCAACTCAATGATCTGTAACTACGACGGGAGGCAGTTCCCTAAG GTAATGGGTGGGTTTGACAGAGTGCTGCTTGATGCTCCCTGCTCAGGCACAGGAGTAATCTCCAAAGACCCTGCTGTGAAGACCAGTAAA GACGAGTCTGACATCCTGCGGTTGGCCCACCTGCAGAAGGAGCTCATCCTGGCGGCCATCGACTCGGTCAACGCTGAGTCTCCCTCTGGAGGCTATCTGGTGTACTGCACATGCTCTATCATG GTGGAGGAGAACGAGTGGGTAGTGGACTATGCTCTCAAGAAAAGAAATGTCAAACTCGTCCAGACTGGACTGGACTTTGGCAAAGAAGGTTTCACCAG ATTCAAAGAGAGACGATTCCATCCCTCTCTGAAACTCTCACGCCGGTTCTATCCTCATTCCCACAACATGGACGGTTTCTTTGTGGCCAAGCTGAAAAAGTTCTCCAACACGGTCCCAACCACAGCAGTTGACAAAG ACGGAGAAGAGGAAACCGAGCCATCTGAGGCAGTAGAGGTTACAGCTGATTCCTCTGATGAGGACAGACCATCTAAAGCAGGGTCTAAGAACAAGTCCAAGAAGCAGAATCCAGTCCCTGGCAAGCCAGCTGTGTCACAGAAGACCACAGCCAACGGGAAGCCAGTCAAAAGCATCGGCAAGAAAACAACAAACCCAAGCACCTTGAAAAAGGGTGAGAAACCTACCGGGCAGAAAAAGGCAAAGATCGCTAAGATGGATGGTGGGACTGTGAACGTGGACGGAGAGCTCAAGAAGTCCAACACAGTCAAAACAGCAGGGGAGACAACCAAAGAATCAAAGGAAAGGAGCAGGTTTGAGAAAAAACGCGATAAACAGAGGAAATCCCCCATGCAGAGCAAGAAGAGAATGGGGAAGAACAAATTCAATAAGTTGAAGAAGCTGCTAAAAAAAGAAGAGGTTGGACAATGA